The Oncorhynchus clarkii lewisi isolate Uvic-CL-2024 chromosome 20, UVic_Ocla_1.0, whole genome shotgun sequence nucleotide sequence gcgtaaataaaataaaaaaacaggtcAGTACATTGGAAAATGCAGGAGTTTGGTCAGAAATGGCTGGATTTGGtttgctgtggtggtggtgtaatcCTAAACATACAAGAAAATAGTGCCAAATGTTTACACCGAAGACCAAAGAGGGAGCCGAGTACATAGACACCAAAGCCTAGTTTGTAGCCAATAGTAATTAATGATAGGGATGTGGGTAGGGCATGCAGAAAAGTATCACAAGTTCAGGTTTTAGTAGCTTTACTAGCGTATGAAATGCAAGCATATTGGTTAAAGCAGGTGGGCTACACCATCAGTTTCAAAAGGAGGGGAGTTTGGGCCATGCAGGTAAAGACATGAAAACCACCTTACTGAGTTATGGCATAAACAGAACACATTTTCAAGTCCACAAACCCAGTGTTTGGGGAGAGAAATGATAGAATATTACTTCTGTTGAGAATGTATAGACAGATATAGCATAGATAGATATAGCATAGATAGTGACAGTGGGTGAGAGAAAAAGGTGAGAGTGGTTGGTGTAGCCCCCACAGTCCATACCAACTTGACAGCTTAGAGAAAGGCATTGGAATAGACAGGTGTGAACGAGAGAGCTTTGAAAGAAAAGAACGAGAGTTAGGAAGGACTATCACTTGACATGAATGAGAGGGAAAGAGTTTAGGAGACCGTAGTTAAAATTAGCACGGAATgcataggagagaaagagagagagaccctctATTCACTAAGACAGAGCCTGAAAAGTAACTGCAGTTCAGTTGACTTAGgatatggagacagagagaaaacatatGCAAGCACTGAGGCCAATATAAAATTCACATAAATAATGAGCACCCAATGTGAGAATGCGTCGCCATTCCATCTCTTGACTGGACGTACATCCATTGGGGATGACCTTGTGGTGAATGACGCCTGACAGAGACACAATCCACTCGTCTTGGTACTAACACCATCAGGCCAAGCTAGATAAGTTGGGTGCAGCAGAGCTTTGAAGAACATTCAAAGAATGCAGAGCAACACTGAATATTGCTGTAGCCATCTTACAAAATGAAATGTCAGATTTCTGTGTACTGATCATGAGGTGTAATAGATCATCCCATAAAGGTACTGACTATCTGTGCAACAAAATGCAAGGTTAGACTAAATAGCCAAGTTGTATAGATGGGGAGCTTTTTCTCTGAACCCTTCCAATCATGAAATTACACCAGTCATACCGCGAATCGCAAACATCTGCTCAAAGTCGATGTCGGAATCAAAGGACAATGATGTACAAGGCACCGTCAGAGGCAATAGATCTGAGTGAGATCTGCatactgaaggaggagagggaaggggagagagcgagagaaagggcgCGTTACTCACCTCCTCGTTCAGGTTGCTGACCAGGAGCACGCCGCTGCAGCCGGAGTGTCCGGAGAGCACCATCCTCCCTGCAGCCGCCGCCGCTGCCGCCGCAGCACTCATTGGATTGATGGCTCCTGGAGGAACAGCCAGGCCAGGCACATTAATGggtagacagagacaggggcaaagcacaccacacagccatgtgTTACAGTGTGCATGCCATGTCCACACACCAGACGTGTGCACTCAGACATTGCACGTCCTAATGTGTctcaattccattattttacattttagacGTGTATATTGTTTgatattattgcactgttggagctaggaacacaagcatttcactacacctgcaataacatctgctaaatatgcgAATACAACCAACAAATTTGATTTACATGCATAACAAAGCATGCATAACACACAAAGGGACTTTTTCTGCATAGCGCAAGACCTCATTGTCAAAAGCTATTCAAGACACAGGGAAGGTCAGTCAACTCTAAAGCTAACCATCCATTATTCCAATATCATGGCCTATCACATATTTTATTATGACATCCTTGGTTATTCTCAAACTGATATTTCAAACTTGTCAAACATGCTATTAGACCATTTTAAAAAGGGGCTTTTCCCCTTGGTCCAACAGGAGTGGTTGCTGTGCTACTCCAACTACTCTTGCCTCCTTCTCCTGGACGACATGGACACACAGCAGGTAAGACttagagagtgaaagaaagaaaagatcATGGAAAGCATAGGTACCTACGCcctgcgagagggagagagaagactgAAACCCTCCACCATTAGAGTAGTGCGCTCCCATTCCAGAGGGGGTACCTATGGAGAGGAGGTACAGGGAAAATCTTAACTATACAGGGGGCAGGTGGGAGTAGTAATAATGTAGAAGAACTCAAAAAAGCTTTATCAAATTGACAAGGCTCTTATATGGCTTGGAACATGGCAGACTGTCGATAACACACAGTGACCCATTTTCTATTATGTTCTTGTTCCTTCTTTTGTTCGTCACTTAACAGTGTGTTACTGGACTGGTAGGGATTTCTGTTGTCCTCCGATCTCTACAAAGCATTAGATAAGTCCATACTCAGCCTGCCATTGAGAGAGAACACTTAGTGGTATTGACTTctatacagaggagagagagctgaCTGGACTGGCCTAGAAAGACAGAAGACAGAAAAGGGGagagaatggatggagagaggtctTACCGAGCAGGGAGGAGTCCTTGTTATAGGCGGCGGCCATGGCAGGGTCTAGTGCAGGCTGGCCGTCACCGGCAGGGAGCTCGGGCCGGGTGTAGTCCCGGCTCTTGTCATTGTTGTACTTGACGTTCAGGTTGACCAGCTTGGAGAAGTCGATCCGCAGCGTGCAGCAGGAATTGTAGATGTTCTGGCCGTCCAGGGACTGAACAAAGTGATAAGAGAAATGACTATTAGTAagctttttgttttatttaattttgtTTAAATAATTGTAATAATCTGGAGAAACGCAATTGTTATCAACCTTCACAGTAAATTGACAGAACTGAAAAATTGAATATACTAATTAAAcagacttttatccaaagcgacttacagtcatgcgtgcatacattttttatGCATAGGTGGCCCCATGGGAATCGAATCCACTATTCTGGCGTTGCAAAAGCTTTGCTCTACCAActtaactacagaggaccacatgTATAATACACCAGTGGTTTGTCTGTCTGCTCACCAGTCTGGCTTGCTGGGCGTTGACTGGTTCGCTGAACTGGAGCAGGGCCTGGAACTGGTTGTTCTTGGTGAACGTGATGATCTTCATAACTGTTCCaaacttggagaagatctgctgTAGAACGTCCAGAGTGACGGGGTAGAACATGTTGTCGATGATTATCCTGAGCACAGGGCTGGGGGCATGGGCTAGAACACTGTCCAGCGTACTGTTGTCAGAGTTGGGAGAGCCACCATCCTGCACTGCCGACACGGCCTGGAGGACAGCCTGTGCACGCTTGATAAGTAGAGGGAGGGAAAAAAGGGGGGAAATTACAACAGTCTGCAAATCAACAAAAAGTACAGTCACAATAGCCAAGGCTCACTCATACACCATTGTTTCTACACTAGAACCTCACTACTAGTCATGCACAAGTGTATTTTCTGGGGAAAGGTAGAATCTCACCTGGTTGAGAGTGCTGTCTGTCTTCAGCTCCTTGTGGTTAGAGAACTGGATGAACACGGGTACGTTGCGGACCTGAGGCATCACCGCCGTGTAGTAGTTCACCATGGTAACAGCCGCCTCCTCCGTACCCAACTCCAGGAACGCCTGGTACATCGAAAGAGGACAATTTAAAGACAGACAACATGGACAAATTCCTTCTATACCCAATACTACTATGTAGTATTAAATAGTTTGATTCtagatatatataaaaaaacatgcTTAGGGTAGGAGTTGTTCGTAGGAGTTGTTCCTGGCCATTTGACCAGGAAAAACTGACAAGGCCAAATGGTCAGGCCATATTCTGTCCTTAATTAACTTATTGTAGTGTAATGATTAAGAAAAATAACTCAAACAATTCTTCCCACATTAACTCACCTGATTTTTTCCTTTCAGCATGAGGATGTTGGTGACCTTGCCGAACGGTATGCCCAGAGCGATGACCTCTGTCTCTGACACCTCGCTGGGCAACTTCCTGATGTGGAGCACGCGGGAAGGGGGACTCTCCATCCTGTCCTCCACTCTCAGTTTTTTACTGCTGTCATTGCCGTTAGCTGTGAAATCAAGCGTCATGCATGAATATATCGCATCAGCTGTCCTCTCAGCTGTTAAAATGTGTCAAGGACCATTGACTGTGGATATGTTAGAATGTGAATTGCTTTACTTTTCTGTATGACTGAATGGGAGGAAAATGAGCTCACCAGTCACAGAGTTAGGGCTGGTGCTGTAGAGACTCAAATCATCTGAGCCTCTCTGTAAAATATGAATGTATACATAAATTAATTTGGTACATCCTTTCCCAATTAATGAAATGATCCTGAAAAGTCAGTTGCGAAAGTGCAAACTTACCTTCATGCCAACTGCAACATCACTGACAATGCTGAAAAAGGCAGGGGAAATATGAATGTCAGTTGTGCACACAAATCAGTGCAAACAAGTATAATTAATGAATGGAAGCAAAAATGTATGGTGTCAATTAACAAtcaagttagctaacgttagcgtgcTAGCTACGCCTATCTTAACGTTACCAGTTTGCTAACGTTACCCACAAGGTTAAGAACTACCAGTGTGAGTGTAGTTGTCTTGCAATTTCATTTCGTTAAAATGTGTAGCTAACAATTCGTCATCTTTACATTTTGTTTGACGTGAAAGCTCATTGCAAATTGTAGCGATGTTAGTACATTCGGGTATCAGACCTTGTCAGCCAACTCGTTTGCAGTAACGTTAGCTACTAATGGTCGCTAGTTACTAATGGTCGCTAGTTACTAATGGTCGCCAGTTACCGTAACGCTGGTTACTAATGGTCGCCAGTTACCGTAACGCTAGTTACTAGTGGTCGCTAGTTACCAATGGTCGCTAGTTACCGTAACGCTAGTTACTAATGGTCGCTAGTTACTAATGGTCGCTAGTTACTAATGGTCGCTAGTTACCGTAACGTTATCTGATGGCTACACTAATGTCTACCAAACTCATCCGAAAGAAACGAAGGAAACGTGTCCGACCAACGCGAAGGGGTACGTGCGCGCTCAACTAACCAAAACACGACATTGAATGCTTAACAGTAGTCAACGAGCTTAACGAAATTGTAGAAATATTGGCGCCGCATAATCTCGGTTTAACACAACTCTTAAATAGATACACAAATCAATACATTCAACTCTGGCTATCTTAATAAACTAGATatctacgttagctagctagtttcgTAGCAAGGTGCACGCTGTGAAATTATACGGCAgtactagctagctaatgcaaTGCTAAGAAGATGGGTGGCAAGCGGGCCACCATCTCAGAACGAATTCAAACGTGGCCGGCCCaataagctaacgttagcttttaACGTTATTAAATAGATACGTCGATAGT carries:
- the LOC139375984 gene encoding polypyrimidine tract-binding protein 2-like isoform X4; translation: MESIVSDVAVGMKRGSDDLSLYSTSPNSVTANGNDSSKKLRVEDRMESPPSRVLHIRKLPSEVSETEVIALGIPFGKVTNILMLKGKNQAFLELGTEEAAVTMVNYYTAVMPQVRNVPVFIQFSNHKELKTDSTLNQRAQAVLQAVSAVQDGGSPNSDNSTLDSVLAHAPSPVLRIIIDNMFYPVTLDVLQQIFSKFGTVMKIITFTKNNQFQALLQFSEPVNAQQARLSLDGQNIYNSCCTLRIDFSKLVNLNVKYNNDKSRDYTRPELPAGDGQPALDPAMAAAYNKDSSLLGTPSGMGAHYSNGGGFQSSLSLSQGVGAINPMSAAAAAAAAAGRMVLSGHSGCSGVLLVSNLNEEVSNAPFLSLSPLPSPPSVCRSHSDLLPLTVPCTSLSFDSDIDFEQMFAIRGMTGVIS
- the LOC139375984 gene encoding polypyrimidine tract-binding protein 2-like isoform X1 gives rise to the protein MESIVSDVAVGMKRGSDDLSLYSTSPNSVTANGNDSSKKLRVEDRMESPPSRVLHIRKLPSEVSETEVIALGIPFGKVTNILMLKGKNQAFLELGTEEAAVTMVNYYTAVMPQVRNVPVFIQFSNHKELKTDSTLNQRAQAVLQAVSAVQDGGSPNSDNSTLDSVLAHAPSPVLRIIIDNMFYPVTLDVLQQIFSKFGTVMKIITFTKNNQFQALLQFSEPVNAQQARLSLDGQNIYNSCCTLRIDFSKLVNLNVKYNNDKSRDYTRPELPAGDGQPALDPAMAAAYNKDSSLLGTPSGMGAHYSNGGGFQSSLSLSQGVGAINPMSAAAAAAAAAGRMVLSGHSGCSGVLLVSNLNEEMVTPQSLFTLFGVYGDAQRVKILYNKKDSALIQMSDGNQAQLAMSHLNGQKMYGKIIRVTLSKHQAVQLPREGLDDQGLTKDFTNSPLHRFKKPGSKNFQNIFPPSATLHLSNVPEDVTEEDLRLLFSNAGGIVKAFKFFQGHKMALLQMSTVEEAIQALMDLHNYDMGSNHHLKVSFSKSTI
- the LOC139375984 gene encoding polypyrimidine tract-binding protein 2-like isoform X2, whose amino-acid sequence is MTLDFTANGNDSSKKLRVEDRMESPPSRVLHIRKLPSEVSETEVIALGIPFGKVTNILMLKGKNQAFLELGTEEAAVTMVNYYTAVMPQVRNVPVFIQFSNHKELKTDSTLNQRAQAVLQAVSAVQDGGSPNSDNSTLDSVLAHAPSPVLRIIIDNMFYPVTLDVLQQIFSKFGTVMKIITFTKNNQFQALLQFSEPVNAQQARLSLDGQNIYNSCCTLRIDFSKLVNLNVKYNNDKSRDYTRPELPAGDGQPALDPAMAAAYNKDSSLLGTPSGMGAHYSNGGGFQSSLSLSQGVGAINPMSAAAAAAAAAGRMVLSGHSGCSGVLLVSNLNEEMVTPQSLFTLFGVYGDAQRVKILYNKKDSALIQMSDGNQAQLAMSHLNGQKMYGKIIRVTLSKHQAVQLPREGLDDQGLTKDFTNSPLHRFKKPGSKNFQNIFPPSATLHLSNVPEDVTEEDLRLLFSNAGGIVKAFKFFQGHKMALLQMSTVEEAIQALMDLHNYDMGSNHHLKVSFSKSTI
- the LOC139375984 gene encoding polypyrimidine tract-binding protein 2-like isoform X3 — translated: MESIVSDVAVGMKRGSDDLSLYSTSPNSVTANGNDSSKKLRVEDRMESPPSRVLHIRKLPSEVSETEVIALGIPFGKVTNILMLKGKNQAFLELGTEEAAVTMVNYYTAVMPQVRNVPVFIQFSNHKELKTDSTLNQRAQAVLQAVSAVQDGGSPNSDNSTLDSVLAHAPSPVLRIIIDNMFYPVTLDVLQQIFSKFGTVMKIITFTKNNQFQALLQFSEPVNAQQARLSLDGQNIYNSCCTLRIDFSKLVNLNVKYNNDKSRDYTRPELPAGDGQPALDPAMAAAYNKDSSLLGAINPMSAAAAAAAAAGRMVLSGHSGCSGVLLVSNLNEEMVTPQSLFTLFGVYGDAQRVKILYNKKDSALIQMSDGNQAQLAMSHLNGQKMYGKIIRVTLSKHQAVQLPREGLDDQGLTKDFTNSPLHRFKKPGSKNFQNIFPPSATLHLSNVPEDVTEEDLRLLFSNAGGIVKAFKFFQGHKMALLQMSTVEEAIQALMDLHNYDMGSNHHLKVSFSKSTI